DNA sequence from the Verrucomicrobiota bacterium genome:
GAATTTTGCCTGGGGCTGCGTTGCTCCTCGGTCACAGCCCCACTGGCGGGGGATGCTCGCTCGTCGCGCCTTGCCCCAGGCCAAATTGGGCGCAACGAACGTGAGCGTATTTACGAAACGGACCACTTAGTGGTCTGTCCCACAAATACGCTCACGTGAGCGTATTTATGAAATGGACCACTTAGTCCCGTGACAAAAAATCTCGACACTGTTGGTCTGCAGGATGGACGACAGATCTCGTAGCGCAGAGTTGCACTCTGCCGTATCGCAGAATTGTATTCTGCGGGGCGTCTCTCTGTCCGAGCCCGCTGGGACTTGCCGGCGCCCTGCCGATTGGAAATCGGCGATCCAGCAGATTGAAAATCTGCGCTACGGTTCTCCGGTCGATCTGTCGTCAATCCCACGGTCTGCACAGTATGTCGATGGCTTGGCAGACTTGTCAGGAAGGTCTGTCGGTCTCAGAATCGGCGCATGAAGTCCCGAACGACGCTGGCACTGGCTCTCTTCTTCATGTTCCCTTCCGTCGTGCAGGCGCAGAAAATCGTCATCGCTCACCGCGGCGCCAGCGGGTACCTGCCGGAACACACGCTGGCCGCCGTGGCGATGGCCCACGCGATGGACGCAGACTACATTGAGCAGGACGTGGTGTTGAGCAAGGATGGCGTGCCGGTGGTGTTGCACGACATTCACCTCGACGCGGTATCGGACGTGGCGAAACGGTTCACGGATCGCAGGCGCCAGGACGGCCGCTACTATGCCATCGACTTCACACTGGCGGAGATCAAGCAACTTAAAGTGACGGAACGGTTCGATCCCAAGGATGGCAAACCGGTCTTCGAGAACCGATTCCCAATGTGGGAATCCGCGTTTGAGATTCCGACATTGGAAGAGGAACTCCAGTTGATCCAGGGCCTCAACAGGAGCACGGGCAAAGACGCGGGCATTTACCCCGAAATCAAGAGACCGGCCTGGCACCGGGAGCAAGGGCAGGACATTTCCCGAATCGTTCTCGAAGTTCTGCGGCGATACGGCTACCGGGCCAAGACCGACCGGTTTTACCTTCAGTGTTTTGATTTCGAGGAAGTCAAGCGCATTCGCCGAGAACTGGGCTACCGCGGCAATCTGATTCAACTGATCGGCACGAGCGGTTCCGGGGAATCGTCCACCGACTACGATCGGCTTATGACGTCCGCCGGTCTGGAGGAGGCCGCAAAAGTCGCGGACGGCATCGGTCCGGCGCTCCAGCATGTCGTCACGGGGACGAGCAAGGCTTCCTTCAAAGTCACGGATTTGGTGAGCCGGGCGCACAAGCTGAAGTTGCAGGTCCATGCCTATACCTTCCGTGCGGATGCCCTGCCAGCCTACGCCGATTCCCTGGATGAATTGTTTCATCTTTTTTTCGCGCGAGCGCATGTCGATGGCGCATTCACGGACTATCCAGACCAGGGAGTGGCCTTTGTGCGCTTGTTGAGCCGCGAACCGTGAGCGAGAACGGAGGGAAAGGCCGGGCAAGATTTTTCCGAATACTGCTTGCAATTCACCGAAAAACGGGCAGCTTTCTCGGGTCTGTTAGATGGCTTGTCACTTCCAAGGCATGGTAAATCTTCAGGTGAACTCGGTTCAGTGATGATTTGAAACCCGACGGTCGGGAACAGTCTGGAGAAAACAAAGTTTAGTCTAAGACAGTAGAACATCACATGAACAATAAACTGTACGTAGGAAACATTTCCTTCAACGTCACTGAAAATGACCTCCAAGATGCGTTCGCCGCCCACGGCACCGTCGTCGAAGCCAACCTGATGGTGGACCGCATGAGCGGACGCCCGCGTGGCTTTGGCTTCGTCACGATGAGCACGGCCGAGGAAGCGCAAAAAGCGATCGAAGCCCTCAACGGGGCTTCGCTCGACGGACGCAATCTCACCGTCAACATTGCCCGCCCGAAGGAGGAGCGTTCGGGTGGTGGTGGTGGCGGCGGCGGCCGTCGCGGCGGATACGGCGGTGGCCGAAATCGCTATTAATTCCCAAATCTCATACGGATTGCGGGGCCCGGATTTGCCGGGCCCCGCGTTTTTTTGGCTTCGTCACCCAGCAGAGAGAGGACCTGGCCCCGGTGCATCCGAGTCGTCGTTAACTCGTCCTCGAAATAGACGTTGCAGACGGGGCTGCTTGGGTGGATGATTCGCGCCCCTGGTTCGGAGCGTAGCTCAGCCTGGCTAGAGCACTTGGTTTGGGACCAAGACGTCGCAGGTTCAAATCCTGTCGCTCCGACCATTTTTCCTAAGAAAATCGAAGATTTTGGAAAATCGGACGTGGAGTTCAAAAAGTCAGACACAGATTTGGCACAGAATCCCGCCGAATCTGGACCAAGGAGAGTGAAGTTCCCGCAAGTCATCCGGCATCGCAAAGCGGAGGCGACCATCTATGGAAAGAGCCGCCGATACCCGCGCTACCGATTGGCCTATTACGTGGCGGGCCAGCGCCGGCTTCGGACTTTCGCCGTGTTCAGCGAGGCCAAAGCCGAAGCCGAACGAATCGTCCGCGAATTGGCCGCTGGCTCACAAGCCGCCGGCCTGACCGGAAGCCAATCCCGCGACGCCCTGGCCGCGCTCGAACGTCTCGACGCCTTCCGTCAGGCGACCGGCAAACGCGTTTCGCTCCTGGCGGGCATTTCAGCCTTTTGCGAAGCCGCAACCAAACTCAACGGCATCGCGTTGTCCGAAGCGGTCGAAGGCTATCTCTCCACGGTCGCCAGCGTGAAGCGGAAGGACATTTCGGAAGCGGCCGAGGAATTCATTGAAAGCCGCAGGCACAAGACCGAAGCCAGGGACGGAAAGCGCCCCCAACTTTCTCGCGGCTACGCCTACAACGTGGCCATGTGGCTGCGGGAGTTTGCGCGGACATTCCCCAACACCGCCGTCTGCGACCTGACCAAAGAACTCCTGAACGCCTACATGGGCCAACACACCGAAGTTTCGCCGAAGACCCGCAACGAGCGCCGCAACGTGGTTCGGATGTTCCTGAATTGGTGCGTCCGCCAGGACTACCTGGGACGCCATCACCGACTGCTGGAAGCGGACGGCATGACGCGCGAACAGGCCGATCCTGAAGAGATCGAGTTTTATAGCGCCAAAGAACTTCGGTCGCTGTTGGAAAACGTCGGACAGGACTTGCGACCCATCATCGCTTTGGCTGCTCTGGCCGGAGTGCGTTTACAGGAGGCCATGCGGTTGACCTGGGAAGACATCTGGCGCGTCTCTGGGCACATCGAGGTTTCGGTGACCAAGAGCAAGACGCGGCAACGTCGGTTGGTTACCATCTGTCACGCCTTGGACCAGTGGCTTGCGCCCTACCGCGCTTGCACCGGCCCGCTCTGGATTCAGCACCGCCACACTTACCACCAGCTTTTCGACGAACTCCGTAGCTCATTGAAGATTCCGGCCCGGAGGAACGGCTTGCGTCATGGCTTCTGTTCGTATCACTTCGCCTTGCACGCCAACGAGAATTTGACCGCCGTGCAAGCCGGTAATTCACCCGCGATGATCCACGCGCATTACAAGGGACTCGCGACGAAAGCCGAGGCGGAAGAGTGGTTCAACGTCGCGCCCGCGAAGGCGGACAACGTGATTGCGCTCGATCCGGCGGCAACGAAGTGAGGCCAAGCCCTATGGATGCCCCGTTCTACTTCATCGGCTGGCGCCGGGTCATCTACTGCGATTTGCTGGACGCGGAACGGTTCGCTTGTGACGGACGGCCCGTGACGTTCAAAAGCGTTGTTCCCGTGCTGAGCTTCAAGAGCGTGAGCAAAGTCAGCGTGTTGGATCACTCCGCATTCAGCACCGCTGCCATGCCGCCCAAAGCGCGGCCCATCATTGTCTGATCCCATGAGCGCCGACAAAAGGAAGAGAAGGAACAAGGTAGGCACGGCTCCGAAACTTGAACGCTGCGAATGCGAGCTTCCCCCGCCGTTGGAACTAGCCAAGCTTGCCGCAGTCCTTCATCGGAACGAGAATTACTACTTTGATCAAGCCATCCAAAAGGCCGCGCAACTCTATCGAAAGGCCGTTCAGTTCCACGAAAAATTCGCGAAGGCGACCGCGAAAGAAAAAACCGTCATGTTGGCAGATTGGGATACGGAGCTGGCTGAGATTGTGGCCGATGAGTATTTCCCCTGGAGAAAGGTCATTCCCAATCCAGAGCACGGGCATCCCGCAACGCTCAATGAATTCTTGCGCCGGGTAGTAAAAGCGAAAACACCCGCAGACTGCGAAAAGAACCTACGCGATTATTTCCGCAGTCAATGCCCCCCAGGGCACGACGATTTGGATTTTGCCGCGCAATGGCTCGCAAAACTGAAAGCGGACGGCTTGGATGATGAACAGTGGTATGGCCTGGGCTCCTGTTACCTGAGTTGGCGGAAAGACCACGTATCGGAGCAAAACCGCAAGAACCGCCAAGGAAAACGTAAGAAACCTTTCGCTGACGAAAAATAGGGTTTGATTCGGGTTTCGGTCTCTTCTCGACTGCTTTTCCTTTTTTGACCCGCTGAATTCGTTTTTCCACCCCGCGAATTCGTTTTTTAGCTCCCTGAATTCGTTCTACTCGTCACCCCAAGAGTTGCAAAAGTGCGTGATGCCCCACGTGTAGCGTAGGGCGATGCAAACGCACGTAACTGCCGGGTCGGACAGCGGCCCAGAAATCATCGACGAGTCAACCCTCCGAGAAACCCTGCTGCCCGCCAGCGCGCGCTCACTCAGGAATTGGAGGGATAAGGGAATCTTGCCTTACATTCGTCTGCCAGGGAGCAGACGGATTTTCTACCATCGCAAGAGCGTACTCGACGCTCTTGTCAGACTTCAGAAGGGAGGCGTCTAATGACCGCTGACCAAGAAGTACAGCCCGCGCCCTGCCAGGCCACGGGGGATAACCAACTCCAGGATGCTAAGGTAGCATCCCAGCCTGGCATTGCAAGGTTTTTTCCCCCGCGCAAAGGAAGGAATTTCTATGAATGAGCGTGAGATACAGGATGGCCCCTGGATGTGGCAGCACAAAGACGCGTTCTGGCGGATCAACCAGGGTTTGGAGCGCGGCTCCGCAGCATCGGCGAAACTGGTTTACGTTGCCCTAACCTGGATTGCCAGTGACGAGCAATCGGAAACGTTTAGCAAGCCAATCAACTACATCGCGGACCTGGCGTCGCTCGGGCGGCGAACAGTCGAGAAGCGACTGGCCGACCTTGAGCGTTTAGGTTTCGTTTTGATCGAGCGAAAGAAGCTCGAGGGAACCAAAGGCAACGATCTAAATACCTACACCCTTGCGAAATTAATGCGTAAGGGCCTTGCGCAATTAATGCGTAAGCCTTGCGCAAGTGAAGAGCCTCTTCACTTGCGTAGTTCTTTAAGAAATCAAAGAACTATAAGAATTGAAGAAGAAGGGAAGGAACACCCCCCCCCTCTCGCTCCGGAGGGTTTGTCTTCCTTAATCGATTCTGAGCAGATCGAGAAAAGGGCCAAGAAAGACGATAAACCTCGGCCTGTAACAATCCCTAGCAATCTCCCGACCGACGAGGAGGCGGACAAATGGCTCGCCCAGGAGAAGGAAAGAGGCGCGGATTGGACAACGGCGGAGATGAAGAAGGCACTGTTAAGCCTGCGGGCTGGCGGCGGCAGGTGGGGGAAGCACCCGATCATCGACTGGCAATCCTGCCTGAGTCTGCGGATGCAAGCACAACGCGAGGACGCCGAAGCCAAACTGAAACAGACACGCCCCGATCACTCAAAGGGACGGTCTAAGTCTGAGTCTTCTAACCTCCCGACCGATGAAGAGGCGGCCCAGTGGCTATCCCAGGCCAGGGAGAACGGGGCGGACTATACCGCGGCGGAGATGAAGAGCGCCCTGTTGAGTCTCCGAGCCAACGGGGGCATGTGGGGGAAGAATCCAATCGTGGATTGGCGGTCAGGGCTGGAGCGTCAGATACAGTTCGACAGGCGAACCGGAGGAACCAAAGGCCCCGTAGTGCCAGCCCGGCCCGATCACAGCAAGGGCTTTTGATGAAGACAAATTCACTGGTTATTTTCACCAAGGCCGCGCTGATGCTGGCCGAAGCGGACACGATCCAAAAGGCAAAGGAACTCAAAAGCCTGGCACTCACCGCCGCCGAGTGGGCAAAGCGGAAGGACATGGGCGAGGAAGCCATCCAGCATTGCCGGTCGTACGCCCTGGAAGCCGAGCGCAAGATGGGTCAGATGCTCCGGGAGACGGAGAGGGCGAACGCTGCCAGGGACAAGAAGAAAGCGGAATGCCCACAGGGTATTCCGCCCACATTGAAAGAGCTTGGTCTCAGTCCGAAAGAGTCTGCGGAGGCACAACTGCTGGCGGAACTACCCGCCGATGACTTCGAGGAGATCAAGGCTGGAAAGAAAACCAGAGCGAAGGCGAAGAAGGAACGCCAGCAAAGCGCCAATGAACTGACATGAACCGCCAGCAAAATTGTTACTCCTGTAAGTCGCCCATAGATGAAGCAACGGGGACCTGCGCCTGCCCAGGAGGGCGTAGTCGCAAAAAGTGCCAAATCTGCGGCGAATGGGTTTACTCCGGCGCCATCTGGACTGAGCATTTCCATTCGCATGAATGGACTCGTCGCCGTCGCGAACGACGCGAACGACGGGAACAAGCGCGCCAAAAGATTTGTCCGGTCTGCAATACCGCATTTCGCGCAAA
Encoded proteins:
- a CDS encoding RNA-binding protein, producing the protein MNNKLYVGNISFNVTENDLQDAFAAHGTVVEANLMVDRMSGRPRGFGFVTMSTAEEAQKAIEALNGASLDGRNLTVNIARPKEERSGGGGGGGGRRGGYGGGRNRY
- the glpQ gene encoding glycerophosphodiester phosphodiesterase; this translates as MKSRTTLALALFFMFPSVVQAQKIVIAHRGASGYLPEHTLAAVAMAHAMDADYIEQDVVLSKDGVPVVLHDIHLDAVSDVAKRFTDRRRQDGRYYAIDFTLAEIKQLKVTERFDPKDGKPVFENRFPMWESAFEIPTLEEELQLIQGLNRSTGKDAGIYPEIKRPAWHREQGQDISRIVLEVLRRYGYRAKTDRFYLQCFDFEEVKRIRRELGYRGNLIQLIGTSGSGESSTDYDRLMTSAGLEEAAKVADGIGPALQHVVTGTSKASFKVTDLVSRAHKLKLQVHAYTFRADALPAYADSLDELFHLFFARAHVDGAFTDYPDQGVAFVRLLSREP